The Candidatus Nanopelagicales bacterium nucleotide sequence CCTGCTGAAGTACTAGGACACCAACGTGACTTTGACTTCGCTCGCATCTGCAGCCACCTCCGGCCTGGCCGAAGGGGTGGGGCCGACGGTGGATGCTGCCGCAAATGCCACTGGTTCCTTCACCTTCATGTGGTTGATCCTCGCCCTGCCGGTCCTGGGGGCGGCTGTCCTCTTGCTCGGAGGGCGCCGAACCGATCGGTGGGGCCCCTACTTCGCGATCGCTATGTCGGTCGGTGCGTTCATCGTCGGAGCGATCCTCTACTTCGCGATGCTGGCTCGCCCGGCCGATCAGCGCCCCATCAACATGCACTTGTTCGATTGGGTCATCGTCGGCAACTTCCAGGTGCCGTTCGGGATGCAGCTGGACCAACTGTCGATGACCTTCGTCTTGCTCATCACCGGCGTGGGATCCCTGATCCATATCTACTCGCTGGGTTACATGAAGGACGACCCGGAGAAGCGCAAGTTCTTCGCGTACCTCAACCTGTTCGTCGCCGCGATGCTGCTGCTGGTCACCGCCAACAACTACCTGTTGCTGTACTTCGGCTGGGAAGGCGTCGGCCTCGCGTCCTACCTGCTGATCGGCTTCTACCAGTACAAGCCCTCTGCGGCTGTCGCTGCCAAGAAGGCATTCGTGGTCAACCGGGTCGGTGACCTCGGTATGTCCATCGCCATCATGTTGATGTTCGTGACGTTCGGGTCGGTCACGTTTCCGGGTGTGCTCGACAACGTCGGTTCGGCGGACAGCAGCACCACGACCTGGATCGGGTTGGCGCTGTTGCTAGCTGCCTGCGGTAAGTCCGCGCAGTTCCCGCTGCAGTCCTGGCTGTTCGACGCGATGGAAGGTCCCACGCCGGTGTCGGCGTTGATCCACGCAGCCACCATGGTCACAGCTGGTGTCTACCTGATCGTTCGGAGTGGACCGATCTTCGATGCATCCGAAGTCGCCCGAACCTCGGTCATGGTCATTGGTGCAATCACTGTGTTGTTTGGTGCGATCATTGCCTGCGCCAAGGACGATCTGAAGAAGGCATTGGCCGGATCCACCATGAGCCAGATCGGCTACATGATCTTGGCGGCTGGCCTCGGACCAATCGGGTACGTGTTTGCGATCTTCCACCTGCTCATGCACGGCTTCTTCAAGGCCAACCTGTTCCTCAGTGCCGGTGCGGTCATGCACGGAATGAACGACCACCTCGACATGCGCAGAATGGGCGCGCTTCGAAAAGTCATGGCGATCACGTTCATCACTTTTAGCGCTGGCTGGCTGGCAATCATGGGCGTACCGCCGTTCGCGGGCTTCTATTCGAAGGACAAGATCATCGAATCGGCGTTCGGGGTCAACTGGATTGCCGGCCTCGCAGCCCTTATTGGAGCCGGGATCACCGCCTTCTATATGACCCGCATGTGGACCATGACCTTCACCGGCAAAGCTCGCTGGGCCGACGACGTGAAGCACCCGCACGACCCACCGTCGACGATGTGGATCCCGATGGCGGTCCTCGGCCTGCTGTCGATCATCGGCGGGTACACGCTGGCGTTCGGCGGGGCGATCGGAACGTGGTTGGCACCGGTGACCGGCTTTGAGGAGGCGCACCCGCCCATCAGCGCTGGGT carries:
- the nuoL gene encoding NADH-quinone oxidoreductase subunit L; the protein is MWLILALPVLGAAVLLLGGRRTDRWGPYFAIAMSVGAFIVGAILYFAMLARPADQRPINMHLFDWVIVGNFQVPFGMQLDQLSMTFVLLITGVGSLIHIYSLGYMKDDPEKRKFFAYLNLFVAAMLLLVTANNYLLLYFGWEGVGLASYLLIGFYQYKPSAAVAAKKAFVVNRVGDLGMSIAIMLMFVTFGSVTFPGVLDNVGSADSSTTTWIGLALLLAACGKSAQFPLQSWLFDAMEGPTPVSALIHAATMVTAGVYLIVRSGPIFDASEVARTSVMVIGAITVLFGAIIACAKDDLKKALAGSTMSQIGYMILAAGLGPIGYVFAIFHLLMHGFFKANLFLSAGAVMHGMNDHLDMRRMGALRKVMAITFITFSAGWLAIMGVPPFAGFYSKDKIIESAFGVNWIAGLAALIGAGITAFYMTRMWTMTFTGKARWADDVKHPHDPPSTMWIPMAVLGLLSIIGGYTLAFGGAIGTWLAPVTGFEEAHPPISAGLIGLITLALVAVGIVVAYMQYRRDVPITPPQHVSPLTVAARNDLYGDAFNEAVFMRPGQWLTRSLVFFDNRGVDGIVNGSAAALGGLSGRMRRLQTGFVRSYALSMVGGTILVVATLILVRM